A single window of Cryptococcus neoformans var. neoformans JEC21 chromosome 3 sequence DNA harbors:
- a CDS encoding translation initiation factor, putative: MATVNIRRDVDDKFYRYKMPLLQIKIEGRGNGIKTVVPNMEDIARALNRPPTYPTKFFGFELGAQTSMANDRYIVNGAHTADRLRELLDVFIEKFVLCPSCKNPETEIVITGRSGHEDMHRDCKACGRQNPIDMRHKLSVFIIKNPPKKKDKGGKKGKKSGGMTAEANLGGPMVFEKTEDGSGEDDSSPDAGIAGVPTTGTEIDAVLGRGDPILGDPDAAEAASKKLAKLDVNGGGDEEEDEDADSPYAALGSWLENNKEADDASIIAQIKDLGIAGKHKVLVEIGQHLFSDDICDEIAGRTALLQALVTSEKHQKSLLGGIERLIGLSPSLESLIAAGTTSKILMVLYQADIIEEDVVQQWGTHVSKKYVDKDKSKKVRKNAEAFLKWLEEAEDESDSDEE, translated from the exons ATGGCCACCGTTAATATCCGACGAGATGTGGACGACAAGTTCTAC CGTTACAAAATGCCCCTCCTCCAGATCAAGATTGAAGGTCGAGGCAACGGTATCAAGACTGTTGTGCCCAATATGGAAGACATTGCGCGAGCCTTGAACAGGCCGCCTACCTACCCGACCAAATTCTTTGGTTTTGAACTTGGTGCCCAAACATCCATGGCCAACGACAGGTATATCGTTAACGGTGCTCATACCGCTGACCGTTTGCGAGAGCTCCTTGACGTTTTCATTGAGAAATTTGTTCTTTGTCCCTCTTGCAAAAACCCCGAAACCGAAATTGTCATCACAGGCAGGTCGGGTCACGAGGACATGCATCGTGACTGCAAAGCTTGTGGTCGTCAAAACCCCATTGATATGCGCCACAAGCTTTCTGTCTTTATCATCAAGAACCcacccaagaagaaggacaagggtggcaagaagggcaagaagtCTGGTGGTATGACGGCCGAAGCCAACCTCGGTGGGCCAATGGTGTTTGAGAAGACAGAAGATGGTAGtggtgaagatgatagTTCCCCTGATGCGGGCATTGCGGGTGTCCCTACCACTGGCACCGAAATTGACGCTGTGCTTGGACGTGGCGACCCCATCCTCGGTGACCCTGATGCCGCTGAGGCAGCGTCCAAGAAGCTCGCCAAACTTGACGTTAACGGTGGcggcgatgaagaagaggacgaggatgccgATTCACCTTATGCAGCTTTGGGTTCTTGGTTGGAGAACAACAAAGAAGCCGATGACGCCTCTATCATCGCGCAGATCAAAGATCTCGGGATTGCTGGCAAGCACAAGGTTTTGGTAGAGATTGGTCAGCATCTGTTCTCGGATGACATCTGTGACGAGATCGCCGGTCGAActgcccttcttcaagct CTTGTGACGTCTGAGAAGCATCAAAAGTCTCTCTTGGGTGGTATCGAACGCCTCATCGGTCTATCCCCTTCTCTCGAGTCTCTTATTGCCGCTGGCACCACTTCCAAGATTCTCATGGTATTGTACCAAGCTGATATCATCGAGGAGGACGTTGTTCAGCAGTGGGGTACCCACGTTAGCAAAAAGTACGtggacaaggacaagagcAAGAAAGTCAGAAAGAATGCCGAAGCCTTCCTCAAG TGGCTCGAGGAGGCTGAGGACGAGTCTGACAGCGATGAGGAGTGA
- a CDS encoding glycerol-3-phosphate O-acyltransferase, putative, whose amino-acid sequence MAAGLAYDLVLIFWRIVINIFFREIRPRGAFNIPREGPVLFICGPHANQFLDPLLLFSEARKEAGRRVSVLTAAKSMNRKFIGAVARIMDSIPVARAADYAAAGKGRIILSESDPLIVTGIGTSFIEQVKPRSQLMLPKSAGYASAPVAEVISDTEIRLKSEFVVPSKDGSANVKASHRVRNESELKEGLQFKVLPHVEQEDTYGACFQRLYEGGCIGVFPEGGSHDRTDFLPLKAGFSIMALGAIAAHPGLDVKLVPVGLSYFHAHKFRSRAVIEFGSPISVDPELVELYKQGGAKKREACGKLLEQVHDGLRAVTLRAPDWETMQVIQAARRLYRVPGQHLTLGQVVELSKRMMEGYLTYKDEPKIIDLRQKVIAYNRLLRDMGIADHQVERASSRSIKSLLLLVYRVGLLLWWSILALPGALLHAPVFILAKLISIQKAKEALAASTVKIQGRDVLATWKVLVSLAVTPLLYIFYSVLATFLAYKYDLAPEWRHWTPVVIFCWLPGWAMASLKFGEAGVDVAKSLRPLFLSVWPYNQREVNRLREMREGLTNEISEVIDEFGPQLYDNFQKGRILPSASVPQTGRNPGLLSRKSQTADSSVLSHPMLWLDERIFGWSRSASVGQSVWSSSAANKQQESEAAPASPYDSEGEEEEEADVDYDDVLAIIDTRRSSGGGVGLASPKGKKRRYTGQARSEGSVASPKSDIEGVPLPRADDNGVVRLHKRPGAAKDGISETKGEEGLGLDTGREKGQ is encoded by the exons ATGGCTGCTGGATTGGCTT ACGACTTGGTTCTCATCTTTTGGCGAATTgtcatcaacatcttctttaGAGAAATTCG CCCCCGTGGTGCTTTCAATATCCCTCGCGAAGGCCCTGTTCTTTTCATCTGCGGTCCCCATGCAAACCAGTTCCttgatcctcttcttcttttctcagaggcaaggaaagaagcCGGAAGGCGCGTTTCCGTGCTGACTGCCGCCAAG AGTATGAACCGCAAGTTCATCGGCGCTGTCGCTCGTATTATGGATTCCA TTCCTGTGGCGAGAGCGGCAGATTATGCCGCCGCTGGCAAAGGCCGTATCATCCTTTCAGAATCCGATCCCCTGATCGTTACCGGTATTGGCACTTCTTTCATTGAGCAGGTCAAGCCTCGTTCTCAACTTATGCTTCCGAAATCGGCTGGATACGCATCTGCCCCTGTGGCAGAAGTCATTTCTGACACAGAAATTCGTCTCAAAAGTGAATTTGTCGTTCCAAGCAAGGACGGCAGTGCCAACGTCAAGGCCTCTCACCGGGTTAGGAACGAAAGCGAGTTGAAGGAGGGTCTACAATTCAAGGTATTGCCTCATGTAGAACAGGAGGACACGTATGGCGCATGCTTCCAGCGCCTTTATGAGGGTGGTTGTATTGGCGTTTTCCCCGAAGGCGGCTCCCATGATCGTACAGATTTTCTGCCCCTCAAAGCTGGATTCTCCATCATGGCTCTTGGAGCTATTGCAGCCCACCCTGGATTGGATGTCAAGTTGGTTCCAGTTGGCCTTTCCTACTTTCACGCACACAAATTCAGGTCGAGAGCCGTCATCGAATTTGGCTCGCCTATCTCTGTTGACCCTGAACTGGTGGAATTGTACAAGCAAGGCggagcgaagaagagggaagcaTGCGGTAAACTCCTGGAGCAAGTCCATGATGGGTTGAGAGCTGTCACCCTCAGAGCCCCTGACTGGGAGACTATGCAG GTTATTCAAGCCGCGCGAAGACTTTATCGTGTTCCCGGTCAGCATCTTACCCTCGGTCAGGTCGTCGAGCTCTCCAAACGTATGATGGAAGGTTACCTTACCTACAAGGATGAGCCAAAAATCATCGATCTTCGTCAAAAAGTCATCGCTTATAACCGCCTTTTGCGCGATATGGGAATTGCCGATCACCAGGTTGAAAGAGCTTCCAGCCGAAGTATCAAGAGCTTATTGCTTTTGGTGTATAGGGTTGGGCTTCTCTTGTGGTGGTCCATCTTGGCTTTACCAGGAGCTCTGTTACACGCACCTGTGTTCATACTAGCCAAGCTTATCAGCATTCAGAAAGCCAAAG AGGCACTTGCTGCGTCTACCGTCAAAATACAAGGTCGAGATGTTCTCGCCACATGGAAGGTCCTGGTTTCTCTTGCTGTCACGCCCTTGCTTTACATCTTCTATTCCGTTCTGGCTACTTTCTTAGCTTACAAGTATGACCTTGCCCCAGAATGGCGCCACTGGACACCTGTGGTAATCTTTTGTTGGTTACCGGGGTGGGCCATGGCAAGCTTGAAGTTTGGTGAAGCAGGTGTAGATGTTGCCAA GTCTTTGAGACCATTGTTCCTTTCTGTTTGGCCCTATAATCAGCGTGAAGTCAATCGTCTCCGAGAAATGCGCGAAGGTTTGACAAACGAGATCAGTGAGGTCATCG ATGAGTTTGGTCCACAACTATACGACAACTTCCAGAAAGGCCGCATTCTTCCCTCCGCTTCTGTTCCCCAGACTGGCCGCAACCCGGGTCTTTTGTCCCGCAAATCCCAAACTGCCGACTCCTCAGTACTTTCTCATCCAATGTTATGGCTCGACGAACGTATATTTGGTTGGAGTCGTTCCGCCTCTGTTGGTCAAAGTGTCTGGTCGTCTTCGGCTGCCAACAAGCAACAGGAAAGCGAAGCGGCCCCTGCTAGTCCATACGATTCCgagggtgaggaagaggaggaggcggacGTCGACTATGATGATGTTTTAGCCATCATCGATACGCGGCGATCcagtggtggtggggtAGGTTTAGCTAGCCcgaaggggaagaaaaggagatatACGGGCCAAGCTAGAAGCGAAGGGTCAGTTGCGTCTCCGAAATCTGACATTGAAGGTGTCCCATTGCCTCGCGCGGATGACAATGGAGTGGTCAGGCTTCATAAGAGGCCGGGGGCCGCCAAGGATGGAATATCGGAAAcgaaaggggaagaaggtcTGGGTTTAGATACCGGTCGGGAGAAGGGCCAATAA